The candidate division WOR-3 bacterium genomic interval GTCTTCATCCGCACATTATATTGCCCAAGAGAAAGTTCGTAGAAATAAAGACCATTGGGCACAAATCTGCCCTGGTCATCGGTAAGGTTCCAGGAAATGACCTGAGCACCAGGATTAAGTGAACCGTGGAAAACTGTCCTTATCAGTTCTCCAGAAACCGAATAGACCCGCAGAGTGACATTACCAGCATTGGGCAGGGTAAATCTAATCTGCTGGGTTCGGTTTGCCGGATTGGGACTGACAGTGGTGAACTTGGGTAGTGGCTCCTTGTTATTCTCAGCAACACCGAGATAGGGTTCAATCCAGCTCCGTATGGTATATTCGTTAAATCCAACCATTCCGCCAACAACGATACCGGCGGTGTCAATCACATAGTTCAGCGGTATGGAGTTGCTGATATTATACAGACTCCACATCGAACCACCGTCACGGAAAAATGGGTAGGTGTATTGCCGGGCATAGGGCTTAACCACCGTCTCCATATTCTCCCACAGATTGATACTCAAAGGCACAAAACCCATTTCACCATACTCATCAAACATTGCTTGGACGCGCGGTAACTCCGCGCGACAACCTGGTCAACCAGATTGCCAGAAAAAGAGTTGGACAACTTTGCCGTGATATTCTTCAGGCAGGGTATGGGTAACCCAGGCGGTATCAGGGATGGTTGCATTTGGTGCCGGGTCACCTGGTTGGGGCCATGCCCAAATTAGAGCCGGCGCCAAAAGCACGAAGGCTAACGCAACAGACTTTAACCTTAACACAAGGTCCTCCTTTTTAACATTAAGTAATTTTAATCACCTCAAGATGGCTGTCAATAAAACTCCTTATGGCAGCACCACCTTTACTGAAACAGATTTGACGCCCTCGCTTCTTCACCGGGCAAATGCCCCTGAGGGAAATTATTAGGCGGAAGGACTGGCTGAAAATGAGCCAATGAACCTGAATGCAGATTCCCCTGGGGATTGCCCCGGGACTAAAACCGATTTTAAATTAAGTTATTGAAAATCTGGCGGATAAAAGAAAACAAGCCCATATAAAATGTTTATATATAACTAAACTTAATTTTCCTGAGTTACAGTTTTAAGAGCGTTGCCGGGTCAATCGGCTTGCCCAGTTTTCTGATTTCAAAATGGAGATGGGGCGCGCTCGCCTTGCCGGTCATTCCCACTCTGGCGATGACCTCTCCAACCTGAACCGTATCACCCTCTTTAACCAGCCAAGAGGATAGGTGTCCGTAATAGGTCTCATAACCGGAACTGTGGCTGATTAAAAGGAACCTGCCAAACTGGGGGTCGGTGCCACGAGCGGTAACAACGCCATCAGCCGCAGCGCGGACCGGGCTTTCCTTTGCCGCGGCGAGGTCAACCGCAATATGAGCAGAGTCAACCCCGCGGGAGACAACATAGCCGGAAACCGGGACCAAAACCGGCACCGAGTATTTGCCCCAGGGCTGGTTTTTAACCCATTCCGGGATCTCAAAGGAGTCGGTGACCGCGCCACGCCAGTCAACCGGTGGGGGCGTAAGTTCAACACCGAGCATCTTAGAAAGTTTTTCCCTTTCCCCTTCAAGAAACTCCAGCCGCTCCTTTAAGAGCCTCACCTTTTTAAACTCCTCCTCCAGTTGCCGGTTGCGACGGCTGAGGTATTGCAGCCGGTAAAACCGATAGGCGCCTGATGTGACCAGACCGAAGGCGGTAAAGACCACCACCGCCATCAGGCAGAGAATGACAAATAAAAGCCGTGCGAGACCAAGGGGCAGGCTGAAGCGCAAAGAGTTGGGGGTGTAATTCCCGAAGATGAAGACGGTGATCGCCTTTTTCGGCATCTAATCTTTTTTTATCAGTTTGTAAACCCGGTCAAGGTCTTCAAGCGAGAAAAACTCGATTGTGATTTTGCCGGGTGATTTCCCTGGCGGTGTTATCAAAACCTTGGTTCCTAAAAACTGCTGCAGGCTCTCCTCCAGTTCCACCAGGTGGACATCCCTTTCCTTTTGCTCCTTTTCAACC includes:
- a CDS encoding FlgD immunoglobulin-like domain containing protein translates to MFDEYGEMGFVPLSINLWENMETVVKPYARQYTYPFFRDGGSMWSLYNISNSIPLNYVIDTAGIVVGGMVGFNEYTIRSWIEPYLGVAENNKEPLPKFTTVSPNPANRTQQIRFTLPNAGNVTLRVYSVSGELIRTVFHGSLNPGAQVISWNLTDDQGRFVPNGLYFYELSLGQYNVRMKTSVLR
- a CDS encoding M23 family metallopeptidase, producing the protein MPKKAITVFIFGNYTPNSLRFSLPLGLARLLFVILCLMAVVVFTAFGLVTSGAYRFYRLQYLSRRNRQLEEEFKKVRLLKERLEFLEGEREKLSKMLGVELTPPPVDWRGAVTDSFEIPEWVKNQPWGKYSVPVLVPVSGYVVSRGVDSAHIAVDLAAAKESPVRAAADGVVTARGTDPQFGRFLLISHSSGYETYYGHLSSWLVKEGDTVQVGEVIARVGMTGKASAPHLHFEIRKLGKPIDPATLLKL